A genomic stretch from Plasmodium brasilianum strain Bolivian I chromosome 9, whole genome shotgun sequence includes:
- a CDS encoding dolichol-phosphate mannosyltransferase, translated as MIINELKKKRINFEIIVVDDNSEDETAKVYKTLQTIFKEERLLLIEREGKYGLSSAYMDALKIVSGNFVIIMDADLSHHPKYIYNFIKKQKETNCDIVTGTRYSKDGGISGWSYKRILISRVANFLSQFLLFINLTDLTGSFRLYKTEVLKEIIQQVEGKGYVFQMEVIVRAKKLGKYIEEVGYVFVDRLFGRSKLSSNEVFQYLIGLLRLFWTV; from the coding sequence atgattataaacgagctaaaaaaaaaaaggattaattttgaaataatagtagtagatGACAACAGTGAAGATGAAACTGCTAAAGTTTACAAAACTCTTCAgacaatttttaaagaagaaAGATTGCTATTAATAGAGAGAGAAGGAAAATATGGTTTAAGTTCTGCATATATGGATGCATTAAAAATAGTGTCTggtaattttgttattataatgGATGCTGATTTATCGCACCATccgaaatatatatataattttataaaaaaacaaaaagaaacgAACTGTGATATTGTAACAGGTACTAGGTATAGTAAAGATGGAGGAATATCAGGATGGTCTTATAAACGAATTCTCATTAGTCGTGTAGCCAACTTTTTATCACagtttcttttatttattaatctGACGGATCTAACTGGATCCTTCAGATTATATAAGACAGAAGTACTTAAAGAAATCATTCAGCAAGTAGAAGGAAAAGGATATGTGTTTCAAATGGAGGTTATTGTAAGAGCAAAGAAATTAGGTAAATACATTGAAGAAGTTGGTTACGTGTTTGTTGATAGACTCTTTGGTCGATCAAAATTGAGTTCAAATGAAGTTTTTCAGTATCTTATTGGTCTATTAAGGCTCTTTTGGACTGTCTAA
- a CDS encoding OTU domain-containing protein, with the protein MENCFKASTSSYFFAASPLFMLRLKMVNEEKELMSYHEYKRRVKKITEELKREKKKTINKSKKSENLLKLEEELNRLIVLYNNKGSNNNKRGEGEEEKEEIEKDNNLSFTDNLYSYNEISKKMLKNKKKTQLKELEEELNEKSKNKIGEVEYNELLEILKKLNKTIYSIAPDGNCLYESILHQLRQRRTNNYEFSRRDFLNQLSEDNFSLEKVDLKNYENKKNFDFTIFTDINPYDLNSEILRFLTAIYILQNEEIFKYFIYNEDDYADNDVYFSYCQGITNGVYGSEIEIKALSNILQKKITVFDTNMNISYESITTQLLIFKRKSRAQILCTYINIKEYPSIWVRAIFMLKWNGISILPQNRYANVRNRKEET; encoded by the exons atggaaaattGCTTTAAGGCGAGTACAT cttcttatttttttgctgCTTCTCCTCTTTTCATGTTAAGGTTAAAAATGGTAAATGAAGAGAAGGAGCTTATGAGTTATCATGAATATAAAAGGAGGGTAAAGAAAATCACAGAGGagttaaaaagagaaaaaaaaaagaccataaacaaaagtaaaaagagcgaaaatttattaaagcTTGAAGAAGAATTAAATCGGTTGATCGTACTTTACAATAACAAGggaagtaataataataagaggGGTGAAGGTGAAGAGGAGAAAGAGGAAATTGAAAAGGATAACAATTTATCATTTACcgataatttatattcatataatgaaatatctAAAAagatgttaaaaaataagaaaaaaacgCAACTGAAGGAATTAGAGGAAGAACTAaatgaaaaatcaaaaaataaaattggtGAAGTagaatataatgaattattagaaatattaaaaaaattaaacaagaCGATTTATTCTATAGCTCCTGATGGAAACTGTTTATATGAATCAATTTTACATCAACTTAGACAAAGAAGgacaaataattatgaatttaGTAGAAGGGACTTTTTAAATCAATTAAGTGaagataatttttcattagaaAAAGTtgatttgaaaaattatgaaaacaaaaaaaattttgactttactatttttacaGATATTAATCCATACGATTTGAACAGCGAAATTCTAAGATTCCTTACGGCTATATACATATTGCAAAATgaggaaatatttaaatattttatttacaatgAGGATGATTACGCTGATAATG ATGTGTATTTTAGTTATTGTCAAGGAATTACCAACGGGGTTTACGG GAGTGAAATTGAAATAAAAGCTCTCTCGAATATACtacaaaagaaaattacCGTCTTTGACACAAACATGAACATATCATAC gAAAGCATTACAACTCAGTTATTGATCTTCAAACGTAAAAGCAGAGCACAGATCCTTTGCACCTACATAAACATTAAGGAATACCCGTCAATATGGGTAAGAgcaatttttatgttaaaatgGAATGGTATAAGTATTTTACCGCAAAATAGGTATGCGAACGTGAGAAATAGAAAGGAAGAAACGTGA